In Maridesulfovibrio ferrireducens, one DNA window encodes the following:
- a CDS encoding GAK system ATP-grasp enzyme encodes MKIGVIGIKGAWSSEQLAEVVASKTGQDKMLFEMEDVRLDLPSGKAVVDGVNLSELDGIIIKKIGKQYSPVLLDRLEMLRLLEGRGVKIFSSPYSILRVLDRLTCTISLQLGNIPMPPTTITEDIDHALAAVEEYGEAVFKPLYSTKARGMFLLKPNPQARETIEKYSKKYKTMYIQKTIDLKNRDLGIVFLDGKYVTTYARCKTNDAWNTTTLSGGKYAPVDPPAEIIELARKAQSLFNLDFTCVDVALTDEGPFIFEVSAFGGFRGLLDARGIDAASMYADYVIEKLK; translated from the coding sequence ATGAAAATTGGAGTAATCGGAATAAAAGGGGCATGGTCATCCGAACAACTGGCCGAAGTTGTCGCCAGCAAAACCGGTCAAGATAAAATGCTCTTCGAGATGGAAGACGTGCGCCTCGATCTTCCTTCCGGCAAAGCTGTTGTTGACGGAGTGAATCTTTCTGAACTTGACGGAATTATCATAAAAAAAATAGGCAAGCAGTATTCGCCGGTGCTGCTTGACCGCCTCGAAATGCTTCGTTTGCTCGAAGGACGGGGAGTTAAAATATTTTCATCCCCGTACAGTATATTAAGAGTGCTGGACAGGCTGACCTGTACGATATCGTTGCAGTTGGGTAATATTCCAATGCCCCCGACAACTATCACCGAAGATATTGACCATGCACTTGCGGCAGTTGAGGAATACGGCGAAGCAGTTTTCAAACCTCTATACAGCACCAAGGCCCGCGGCATGTTTCTGCTTAAGCCTAACCCGCAAGCCCGCGAAACTATCGAAAAGTACAGCAAAAAATACAAAACCATGTACATTCAAAAGACTATCGATCTCAAAAACAGAGATCTTGGGATAGTCTTTTTAGACGGAAAATATGTAACAACATATGCCCGCTGTAAAACAAATGACGCATGGAATACCACTACGTTAAGCGGCGGAAAATACGCTCCAGTTGATCCTCCAGCAGAAATAATCGAACTTGCCCGCAAAGCACAATCTCTGTTTAACCTCGACTTCACCTGCGTGGATGTTGCACTCACTGATGAAGGACCTTTCATTTTTGAAGTATCAGCCTTCGGAGGATTCAGGGGACTGCTTGATGCGCGGGGAATAGACGCAGCGTCCATGTATGCTGATTATGTAATTGAGAAATTAAAATAA
- a CDS encoding PhoU domain-containing protein, translating to MMTFEGLDENFKFLVLEVKTQIGATRKFVNSPSRALFRKITSRDDHIDNLKTIIENKSYSRINKDTELDDKSLNKIRAIQLASVNLERIGDYCVNIVNQMAYLEDKNFVNRFENPEAFDIIEETTALIEKGFNEDNMPLALEICKSEYSLDSLYKDNFNRIMAEMGSGKNIPDLVTVLFIFRYLERIGDSLLNIGEAIIFSILGERIKIEQFESLQHTLTVSGFDGSFSDIDFQGIWGSRSGCRIGHVQAKDKENGPPVAQGSIYKEGNLAKIKQERDNLKLWNNNFPGMVPDIFGYHESPDENKGSMLVEFLPGCTLDTMILTSDDADLENGLFTLEQTLRHIWKKTIKTGPFPTTYMEQLKSRQPGVLQVHPEFNTLAGSQGAVDITSATDLINKAMSVEKNLPAPFTVFIHGDFNCNNVVYSNADERIRFIDLHRSRDFDYIQDISVFLVSSFRMPIFDRPIRNKINAVISRFYSFTEEFALENEDATWKARLTLALARSFYTSTRFEFNYGFAKEMFNRSIFLLEKINRYNGNWNDFVLPEDILHY from the coding sequence ATGATGACATTTGAAGGTTTAGATGAAAATTTTAAATTTCTTGTCCTTGAAGTAAAAACCCAGATCGGCGCGACTAGAAAATTTGTGAACTCCCCCTCTCGCGCACTTTTTCGTAAAATTACCTCGCGAGATGACCATATTGATAACCTTAAAACCATCATCGAAAACAAAAGTTATTCACGCATAAACAAAGATACTGAACTGGACGACAAATCTCTGAATAAAATCAGAGCAATACAACTCGCATCAGTCAACCTTGAGCGAATCGGTGACTACTGCGTCAACATAGTCAACCAGATGGCTTATCTTGAAGACAAAAATTTTGTAAACCGATTCGAAAACCCGGAAGCATTCGATATAATCGAAGAAACCACCGCTCTAATTGAAAAAGGTTTCAACGAAGATAATATGCCTTTAGCTCTTGAAATTTGTAAATCAGAGTACAGCCTCGACTCTCTGTATAAAGACAATTTCAATCGCATCATGGCGGAGATGGGAAGCGGAAAAAATATCCCGGACTTAGTTACAGTCCTTTTCATATTCCGATACCTTGAAAGAATCGGCGACTCTCTCCTTAACATCGGGGAAGCAATTATCTTCTCTATTTTAGGAGAACGCATCAAGATTGAACAATTTGAATCGCTACAGCATACCTTGACGGTTTCAGGCTTTGACGGCTCGTTTTCAGACATTGATTTTCAAGGAATATGGGGCTCCCGCTCCGGATGCCGTATCGGACATGTACAGGCAAAAGATAAAGAAAACGGTCCTCCGGTTGCGCAGGGAAGTATTTATAAAGAAGGAAATCTGGCAAAAATCAAACAGGAACGCGACAACCTCAAACTCTGGAATAATAATTTCCCGGGCATGGTTCCTGACATTTTCGGCTATCACGAATCTCCTGATGAAAATAAAGGCTCGATGTTAGTGGAATTTTTGCCGGGTTGCACATTAGACACAATGATCCTCACATCTGACGATGCCGATCTTGAAAACGGACTGTTCACTCTGGAACAGACCCTGCGCCATATCTGGAAAAAAACCATTAAGACAGGTCCGTTTCCAACCACCTATATGGAACAGCTCAAATCCCGCCAGCCCGGCGTTTTGCAAGTTCATCCCGAATTCAACACCCTTGCCGGATCACAGGGGGCTGTAGACATAACTTCCGCAACAGATCTCATTAATAAAGCAATGTCTGTTGAGAAGAATCTTCCCGCTCCGTTCACCGTTTTTATCCACGGAGATTTCAACTGCAACAACGTTGTTTACAGCAATGCAGATGAACGAATCAGATTCATTGATCTCCATAGATCAAGAGACTTTGACTATATTCAGGATATTTCTGTATTTCTTGTATCAAGCTTCCGCATGCCCATATTCGACAGGCCCATAAGAAATAAAATCAATGCTGTAATATCGAGATTTTACAGTTTTACAGAAGAATTTGCATTGGAAAATGAAGATGCTACATGGAAAGCAAGACTAACTCTCGCATTAGCACGCTCCTTCTATACGTCGACACGCTTCGAATTCAATTACGGATTTGCAAAAGAAATGTTTAATCGCTCCATATTCCTTCTTGAAAAAATAAACCGCTATAACGGTAACTGGAACGACTTTGTACTGCCTGAAGATATTCTTCATTACTAA
- a CDS encoding response regulator produces MFAGLIGYVLWTSYCSQLQVRKTARSFFVGESAKRAMAVSFFFSGRLNELNGLASSAPLKSFISMQADPDFNVNEPGCSATFHNICKNISDTVSNKYCGQEQVFSKIVVLDSKGELLVDTDSECVLIRGNDSYAGYAVKAKDPLFSTGESGGVFSIVVGVPVKGDRGESGTILGWVRVESLFESLGDMTASPSVGSDFLLIGRTVFAISDNSARESGQLLLMDVLGGDWRGLTLLKAGKSGREVDYLAISSPVQRTSLHIVSLVEEQKLFGLLGPQKLLLFSIVLFLAIAAGCYYLVRATIMRQVYEARISEARRREEAINLQRLELKHEMERRELADSLRIKAESRYRDIFDNAPMGIFQVSLDGHYLTVNSAYVSILGYADAEDFIVSVSNARNQIYLKAEDFDDIISQLHLFGRVSGYEVQCVRKDGSTVWTRRDFRLVDSGADLPRYIEGFVIDITARKKVEEKLLNNQKRLRSLFENSPVALWELDFSALKKKIDSCGETTVQNIRDKVLKDQNNVFQCVELIKVLAANNIAVDFIGAKSREELLASGFSSYVVKNSWKYFRSILLDLVSGAMRHRSEFYFVRSDGKEQYFIVNCTIAPEYEDSWERVLATVEDISELKRIEKELRISKEEAQKANEAKGQFLANMTHEFRTPMNAIKGMVQLIQATELTTEQNENLRLIKSSVDSLLVIANDILDFSKIDSGHMELQTESLDLPMFLKEMRDVMDIGAMNKDLKVILKTENIPTCVEIDSMRLRQILVNLLGNAVKFTSSGAVTLTAKLVPDVESGRKRNVYFEVSDTGIGLPDNGAENLFKSFVQADLSITRKYGGTGLGLAICHRLVKLMGGELKGGNNSEGGAVFSFVLPLMECPLDDVGIEETSANDKDVKNNFSKVKVLVAEDSKMNQILLRKIFEKNGLDNFVIVENGKEAVDAFIASDDFDIIFMDIQMPVMDGFEATRAIRKLHSPVRIVALTANSDSEYWRRCKDCGMDTRITKPFNIEDLLAELKKVS; encoded by the coding sequence GTGTTTGCAGGACTTATTGGATATGTCCTCTGGACCAGCTATTGCTCACAGTTACAGGTTAGAAAGACTGCCAGATCTTTTTTTGTCGGAGAATCCGCCAAAAGAGCTATGGCTGTCAGTTTTTTCTTTTCCGGCAGACTTAATGAACTTAATGGTCTTGCTTCAAGTGCGCCTCTTAAATCATTTATATCAATGCAGGCTGATCCTGATTTTAACGTTAATGAGCCGGGTTGCTCGGCAACATTTCATAATATCTGCAAAAATATATCAGACACAGTCTCTAATAAATATTGCGGGCAAGAGCAGGTCTTTTCAAAAATTGTTGTTTTGGACAGTAAGGGTGAGCTGCTTGTTGATACTGACAGTGAATGTGTATTGATCAGAGGCAATGATTCGTATGCAGGGTATGCGGTAAAAGCCAAAGATCCTCTTTTCAGTACCGGGGAGTCCGGCGGTGTTTTTTCTATAGTTGTCGGTGTGCCTGTAAAAGGGGATCGCGGTGAGTCCGGAACAATCCTTGGATGGGTACGGGTTGAAAGTTTGTTCGAAAGCCTTGGAGATATGACGGCTTCTCCTTCTGTCGGTAGCGATTTTCTTCTCATTGGACGCACCGTGTTTGCTATCTCTGATAATTCAGCGCGAGAAAGCGGACAATTATTGTTGATGGATGTTCTGGGGGGAGATTGGAGAGGATTAACTCTTCTTAAAGCTGGAAAATCAGGAAGAGAGGTTGATTATCTTGCCATCTCTTCTCCTGTGCAAAGGACATCGCTGCATATAGTCAGTTTGGTTGAGGAACAAAAACTTTTTGGTTTGTTAGGACCGCAAAAGCTACTTTTGTTTTCAATTGTACTATTTTTAGCCATCGCTGCCGGCTGTTATTATTTAGTTAGAGCCACAATTATGCGCCAAGTCTATGAGGCCCGCATTTCTGAGGCTAGAAGACGTGAAGAGGCAATTAATCTGCAACGTCTTGAACTGAAACATGAAATGGAGAGAAGAGAGCTTGCTGACAGCTTGAGGATTAAGGCGGAGAGTCGGTATAGAGATATTTTTGACAATGCACCTATGGGGATTTTTCAGGTAAGTTTGGATGGTCATTATTTAACCGTTAACTCGGCATACGTATCTATTTTAGGATATGCGGACGCAGAAGATTTTATTGTGTCTGTTTCGAATGCTCGAAATCAAATTTATCTCAAGGCTGAGGATTTCGATGATATTATCAGTCAGCTTCATCTTTTCGGCCGGGTGTCAGGATACGAAGTACAGTGTGTACGAAAAGACGGCTCTACAGTGTGGACACGTCGTGATTTTAGACTTGTTGATTCGGGGGCTGATTTGCCCCGTTATATTGAGGGTTTTGTTATTGATATCACCGCTCGTAAAAAAGTTGAAGAAAAATTGCTTAATAATCAAAAGCGGCTTCGTTCCCTTTTTGAAAATTCACCTGTTGCATTGTGGGAACTGGATTTTTCAGCGCTGAAGAAAAAAATTGATTCATGCGGTGAAACAACTGTTCAGAATATCCGGGATAAGGTTTTAAAAGATCAGAACAATGTTTTTCAATGTGTCGAGCTTATTAAGGTGCTTGCCGCAAATAATATTGCCGTGGATTTTATTGGGGCTAAATCACGCGAAGAGCTTTTGGCGTCGGGGTTCTCGTCATATGTTGTAAAGAACTCTTGGAAATATTTCAGATCTATTCTTTTGGATTTAGTTTCAGGTGCAATGCGGCATAGGAGTGAATTTTATTTCGTTCGCAGTGATGGAAAAGAACAATATTTTATCGTGAATTGCACAATTGCTCCTGAATATGAAGATTCGTGGGAGAGAGTTCTGGCGACTGTAGAAGATATTTCAGAGCTTAAGCGAATTGAAAAAGAATTGCGTATAAGTAAGGAAGAAGCGCAAAAAGCTAATGAGGCAAAGGGGCAGTTTCTTGCAAATATGACTCATGAATTCAGAACTCCCATGAACGCTATTAAGGGCATGGTTCAGCTTATTCAGGCTACTGAATTGACTACTGAACAAAATGAAAATTTAAGGCTTATAAAGTCTTCCGTGGATAGCCTGCTTGTCATTGCAAACGATATTCTGGATTTTTCAAAAATAGATTCCGGACATATGGAATTGCAGACTGAATCTTTGGATCTTCCTATGTTCTTGAAAGAGATGCGCGATGTTATGGATATCGGAGCAATGAACAAGGATTTGAAGGTCATCCTTAAAACTGAGAATATTCCAACCTGTGTTGAAATTGACAGCATGAGACTTCGTCAAATTCTGGTTAATCTGCTAGGAAATGCTGTTAAATTTACAAGTTCTGGTGCTGTTACTCTTACAGCTAAATTAGTACCGGACGTTGAATCCGGGAGAAAAAGGAATGTTTATTTTGAGGTTTCTGATACCGGTATTGGGTTGCCGGATAATGGAGCAGAGAACCTTTTTAAATCATTTGTGCAGGCTGATCTTTCGATTACCCGTAAGTACGGCGGAACAGGGCTGGGGCTTGCTATTTGTCACAGGCTGGTAAAGCTCATGGGCGGTGAACTCAAAGGGGGTAATAATTCAGAGGGAGGAGCTGTCTTTTCGTTTGTTTTACCACTTATGGAATGCCCTCTTGATGATGTCGGAATTGAAGAAACATCCGCAAATGATAAAGATGTAAAGAATAATTTTTCTAAAGTTAAAGTGCTGGTAGCAGAAGACAGTAAAATGAATCAGATTCTTTTGCGTAAAATTTTCGAAAAAAATGGTTTGGATAATTTTGTAATTGTTGAAAATGGTAAAGAAGCCGTTGATGCGTTTATTGCGTCAGACGATTTTGATATAATATTCATGGATATCCAGATGCCGGTTATGGATGGATTTGAAGCTACTCGTGCTATACGCAAACTTCATTCCCCTGTAAGAATTGTAGCTCTTACAGCAAACAGTGATTCAGAGTACTGGCGACGTTGTAAGGATTGCGGCATGGATACCCGCATCACCAAGCCGTTCAATATTGAAGATTTATTAGCTGAACTTAAAAAAGTGTCCTGA
- a CDS encoding nitroreductase family protein, translating into MMPVTINIDLCKSDELCVRDCPLGILKIVEKGQAPIVNPKKAGFCINCGHCVAICPTNAITLNAFADQNATPYPSEKIADPESIEIFFKSRRSVRKFKKTPLSVDEIAELIHLSAYAPSGHNTQPVSWTVLDQPEKVQELAALVADFMNELAAKKHPIAKKLFLSGIARAFTHGQDMICRDAPALAVSWAPNEGITPDTDSIISTAHLELAAHSKGFGACWAGYVVMAAKFSEPVRTFLNVPEHHTLHGALLLGHPSIKYKNIPPRHKAAGEKSSAGFIFPARKNEHN; encoded by the coding sequence ATGATGCCGGTAACTATCAATATTGATCTTTGTAAATCTGATGAACTCTGCGTAAGAGACTGCCCGCTGGGAATTCTTAAAATAGTCGAAAAAGGGCAAGCTCCGATCGTCAATCCTAAAAAAGCGGGCTTCTGCATCAACTGCGGACATTGCGTTGCAATATGTCCGACAAATGCCATTACTTTGAACGCATTTGCGGATCAAAACGCCACTCCATATCCATCAGAAAAAATTGCCGACCCTGAATCAATTGAAATATTTTTTAAAAGCAGACGCTCTGTTCGCAAGTTCAAAAAGACCCCTCTTTCTGTTGATGAAATAGCTGAACTAATCCATCTGTCCGCTTATGCCCCTTCCGGACACAACACTCAGCCGGTTTCGTGGACTGTTCTGGACCAACCTGAAAAAGTTCAGGAACTCGCAGCCCTTGTTGCGGACTTTATGAATGAACTCGCAGCCAAAAAACATCCGATAGCGAAAAAATTGTTCCTTTCAGGAATAGCCAGAGCATTTACTCACGGACAGGACATGATTTGCCGCGATGCTCCGGCACTGGCTGTAAGCTGGGCTCCTAACGAAGGGATTACCCCGGATACTGATTCAATAATTTCTACCGCCCATCTTGAGCTTGCGGCACACTCCAAAGGTTTTGGAGCCTGCTGGGCCGGATATGTGGTAATGGCAGCCAAATTCAGTGAACCGGTCAGAACGTTCCTCAATGTACCGGAACATCACACTCTTCACGGAGCCTTGCTTCTTGGACACCCTTCGATAAAATATAAAAACATCCCGCCTCGCCACAAAGCTGCCGGTGAAAAATCAAGCGCAGGGTTTATTTTCCCTGCCCGTAAAAACGAGCATAATTAA
- a CDS encoding HprK-related kinase B, producing the protein MNGNTITIAEIVKKYRKEFPATESLFIDFDGCVIETRVNSTALLAYLKNYFKEFLIEDAEAEILITAHECLPIDLGIKYVVKQPDAGKTKIKNEHADLADGRVVYKSLTGMIFAFGHGENIAIGPCIENSNQVINFINNRFIEYKLNQGCLLGHAAGVLKNGRGIGIAGFSGMGKSTLALHLMSKGTTFISNDRVMIEDNDSEITVYGVAKQPRINPGTALNNPDLIHVVAENDKKKFMALPKAELWNLEHKYDALIDECYGKNKFILRAPMCGLVILNWQRNENETVIKIVDPMKRKDLLPAFMKESGLFYLPDSPDKIKDPDINTYATILSKTTLIEISGGVDFDRVADACLKFMKLGTL; encoded by the coding sequence ATGAATGGAAATACAATCACAATAGCTGAAATAGTAAAAAAATATCGCAAAGAATTTCCGGCAACAGAATCTCTTTTCATCGATTTCGACGGCTGTGTAATTGAAACTAGAGTAAACAGCACTGCACTGCTTGCATACCTCAAAAATTATTTTAAAGAATTCCTGATTGAGGATGCAGAAGCAGAAATTCTTATCACTGCTCATGAGTGCCTGCCCATTGATCTTGGAATTAAATATGTTGTTAAACAACCCGATGCTGGAAAAACAAAAATTAAAAATGAACATGCAGACCTTGCTGACGGAAGAGTTGTTTACAAAAGTCTAACCGGAATGATCTTCGCCTTCGGACACGGGGAAAACATTGCTATCGGTCCCTGCATTGAAAATTCCAATCAGGTCATAAACTTCATCAATAATCGCTTTATAGAATACAAACTCAATCAGGGCTGCCTGCTGGGGCACGCTGCGGGAGTTCTTAAAAACGGACGCGGCATCGGCATTGCCGGTTTTTCAGGAATGGGAAAGTCTACTCTGGCTCTGCACTTAATGAGTAAAGGTACAACTTTTATCAGCAATGACAGAGTCATGATTGAAGATAACGACTCTGAAATAACTGTCTACGGTGTTGCTAAACAGCCCAGAATAAATCCCGGAACAGCCTTGAACAACCCCGATTTAATCCACGTTGTTGCTGAAAATGACAAAAAAAAATTCATGGCTCTTCCAAAAGCGGAGCTATGGAATCTCGAACATAAATATGATGCTTTGATTGATGAATGTTACGGCAAAAACAAATTTATTCTTCGCGCTCCAATGTGCGGATTAGTTATTTTGAATTGGCAGAGAAATGAAAACGAAACGGTCATTAAAATCGTTGATCCAATGAAACGCAAAGATCTGCTCCCTGCTTTCATGAAAGAATCAGGATTATTCTACCTTCCTGATTCACCTGACAAAATAAAAGATCCTGATATAAACACATACGCAACGATACTTTCTAAAACAACACTCATAGAAATCAGCGGCGGTGTGGATTTTGATAGAGTAGCCGACGCCTGCCTTAAATTTATGAAGCTTGGAACGCTTTAG